The Horticoccus luteus DNA window CGCCCGTGCCCGTCGTCGATATCGCCCGCGATAGCTGGACCGCCGGCGGCGCCGCCAACGTCGCCCTCAACATCGCTTCGCTCGGCGCCCAATGCACCCTCGCAGGCTACATCGGCCGCGACGAAGCCGGTGATCGCCTCGGCGAAATTCTCCGCACCCACCGCATCGCCCACGTCAACACCCCCGGCACCGCGCCCACCATCGTGAAGACGCGCGTCCTCGTGCAGCATCAACAACTCTGCCGCCTCGATCGCGAAGCCGCCCCGCCTGCCTACGCCGTCAACGCCCCCGACGCCGCCACCATTTTCGGCGCCGCCATCCAAGCGTGCGATGCCGTCGTCCTCTCCGATTACGCCAAAGGCATTCTCAGCAACGAACTCGTCGCGCGCGTCACCAAACTCGCCCGCCGCGCCGGCAAACTCGTCGCGCTCGACCCCAAGCCGCGCCGCCAGCTCGCCTTTCGCGATCTCGATCTCATCACGCCCAACAAACGCGAAGCGCTCCAACTCGCCGGCCTCGAGCCCGTCCCGCACGCGCCCTTTCCCGCCGCCGAAGTCTGCGCCCGCCTGCATAAACTCTACGCGACCAAATACCTCGTCATCACCCTCGGTGAAGACGGCATGCTCCTGAGCTCGGGCGGCAAGGTCATCAAAATCATTCCCACCGCCGCGCGCGAAGTGTTCGACGTGTCCGGCGCCGGCGACACCGCCCTCGCCGGCCTCGTGCTCGGCCTCGCCGCCGGGGCGAGTCTGGAAAACGCCACGCACTTCGCCAACGCCGCCGCCGGGGTCGTCGTCGGCAAACTCGGCACCGCCACCGTGACGCCCGAGGAACTGGTCGCTTACGTGAACCAACGGTGACCGCCTCCGTTCCGCCGCCCTCGCGCCGCGCCCTCTTTCTCGACCGCGACGGCACGCTGATCATCGACAAGGTTTACCTCGCCGACCCCGCCGGCGTGGAACTCATCGCCGGCACTGCCGACGCCCTTCGCCGCGCGCGCGAGCTCGGTTACCTGCTCTTCCTTTTCACCAACCAATCCGGCATCGGCCGCGGCCTGCACACGCTGGAACACACGCTGCGCGTCAACGCCCGCCTCGAAGAACTCCTCGGCCTGCCGCCGCCGCTGTTCACCGATATCTGCATCGCACCTGAAGCGCCCGGCCAGCCCGTCGTTTACCGCAAACCCTCGCCGCGTTTCATCCTTGAATCGCTCGCGAAACACGCGCTCGACCCGCAGCAGTGCTGGATGATCGGCGATTCCGCCGCCGACCTCGGCGCCGGCCTCGCTGCCGGCATCAACGTCGCCGCCGTGCAAACCGGCAAAGTCGACCCGCGCACGCTCCCTCTCGTCGCCGAGCGCGCGCTCCCCGTCTTCCCCACCTTCGCCCACTTCGCCGCCACGCTCCGGTGAGCCCGCGCATGGAAGGTCCCACCATTTCGCTCGTCCCGCTCTCGCTCGACCACGTCAGCGATTTTCTCCGTTACTCCGCCGATCCCACGTTGTGGACATGGTGGCTGCGTCCGCCGCCGATCGATGCCGCGACCATGCGCGCCGAAGTCACCCTCGCACTCGAACAGGCGGCGACTGGCGCCCGCCAACCGTATTCCATTTTCCATCGCACCCGTGGAGAACACATCGGCAGCACCTCGTTCTGGCACCACGATGCCGCCCGCCGCACCGTCGAAATCGGCTCCACGTGGCTGGCCACTCCGTTCCACGGCACCGGCATCAATCGCGAATGCAAGGAACTCCTCCTGCGCCACGCGTTCACCGAGCTCGGCGTCGCGCACGTCATGCTGCAAACCGACGAACTCAACCACCGCTCGCGTCGCGCCATCGAAAAACTCGGCGCCACATTCGACCACGTGCGTCCCCACGACAAGACCACGTGGAATGGCCGCGTTCGCTCCTCCGTGATCTACATCTTGTCCGCTCCGCCCGCGCCCTCCACCTCCTCCGCCCCGGCGTGACCATCGCTCCACCGTCCCGCCATGCCCGAACTCGCCGAGGTTGAATTCTTCCGCAAACGCTGGAGCGTCGCCGAGGGCGAACGCATCGCCGCCGTCTTCACGCATCCGCGCGCCAAAATATTTCGCGGCACCGATCCCGCCGCGCTCGCCCGCGAACTCCCCGGTGCACGTCTCCTCGACTCCGCCGCCGCGGCGAAACAGATGCTGTTCCATTTCAACGGCGACCGCTGGCTCGGCGTGCACCTCGGCATGAGCGGCGAACTGCGCGTGGAAACCTCCGCTTACGTCCCCGCCAAACACGATCATCTCGTCCTGCGCACCGCGCAGCGCGCCCTCGTGTTCGCCGATCCACGCATGTTCGGCCGCGTCGATTTCCACCTCGGCGCCGGGCCACCCGCGTGGTGGACGAAGATCGCTCCGCCCCTCCTCTCGCGCGCCTTCACCGCCGCTGCCGTCGCCGCGTTTCTCCGCCGCCGTCGTCGCGCGCCCATCAAAGCGGTCCTCCTCATGCAGGAACGCTTTCCCGGCATCGGCAACTGGATGGCCGACGAAATCCTCTGGCGCGCGGCCATTCATCCGCAACGCCTCGCCGGTTCGCTCACCGCCGCCGAAGTGCGCACGCTCTGGCGCGAATGCCGCCAGGTCGCGCGACTCGCGCTGCGCACGATCGCCGGCGTCGGCGGCAAGCTCCCGCCCGACCTCAACGTCCACATCCCGCGCACCTGGCTTTTCTGGCACCGCTGGGAAGACGGCGGCCTCTGCCCGATCACCAAAAAACCGCTCGTCCGGGAGGAAGTCGGCGGCCGCACCACGTGCTGGTCCCCCGCCCGCCAAAAACTGCATCCGCGCCGCTGACGTCCGCCGCTCACGTCCGTTTGCCGCCGACGCCATACTTCTGCCGATACGCGCGCGGCGTCAGCCCCGCATACTTGGAAAACGCCCGACTGAAGTGCGCCGCATCCGCGAAGCCCAACGCCAGCGCCACTTCCGTCACCGTCCGGCTGCCGTCGAGCAGACGCGCACTCGCCTGCTGCACCCGGCGGCGTTGATAGTATTCCAGCGGCGAAAACCCCGTCGCCTCGCGAAACAGCCGGCTCGCATGATCCGCCGACACCGGCCACGTGCGCAGCACCGACGGCAGGTCGAACCGCCCGTTGTGCTCCACCACCGCGTCAATGTCGTTCAACACCGCGCGCACCGCCGTGGAAAACTCGTCGCCCGGCACCGCCGCCGCGCGTGCGAGCCGCACGAGCAACTTCAAAAACGCCGTTCGCACAAACAGCGGTGAAGGACAGGACGCCGCCAATTCCTCCCGGATCTCCGTCAACTCCACCGTCACGGCCGCCGCCGTCGACGCCCCCAGCTCGAAGACCGTCGGCCGCGTCGCCCACTCCCGCCGAAACAACGCCTGCGCCAGAAAGAGCGGCACCAAACCGCGTTCGCTGCCGTGCGCGCTCAGGCCCGCCGCCAGCCATTCCGCAAGATAGTAAACGTTGATCACCTGCACGTCTTTCGCGCTCCAAAACGCGTGCACGCCTCCCGGCGGCACGACGACGACCGAACCCGGCCGCAACCGCTGCCGCCCCGCCGCCACTTCGTGCTCCACCCGGCCGCGCACCATGAGGCAAATCTCGTAATAGTCGTGATCGTGCGGGGCGATGTCGGCGTTGATCGCCAACGGCTCCACGTTCAACGGCCGCGTGGCGCTGAGCTGCACCGTCTGTTGAGTGATCGTGAAGCGCGCCTTGATGCCCGGAAACGTTCAAGTTTTTCCCCGCCGCATGCAAGCGCCGACCCCGCCCTTGTGCTATCTTCCCGCCACCATGAACGATCGTTATCCCCTCACTGACGAGCAAATCGCCGCCTACCGGCGCGACGGATTTATTCAACTCGACGCCGTTGTCTCGCCGGCGGAACTCACCGAGCTGCGCGAGGCGGTGGAGTCCGCCGTGCGCGAGGAGTCGCGCGATCAGGACCCCAATCGCCCGAAGAACAGCTACGAACAGATTTTTATTCAGAAGGTGAATCTCTGGCGTCGTCATCCCTCGGTCGCGAAGTTTGTCCTCCTGCGTCGTTTCGGCGACATCGCCGCCCGCCTCATGGGCGCGCCCGCGCGCATCTGGCACGATCAGGCCTTGTTCAAGGAACCGCGCACCGGTGCCAACACGCCGTGGCATCAGGACACCGTTTACTGGCCCCACGAGCCCAAGGAACTCCAGACCACGCTGTGGTTGGCGCTCAAGGACACCACCATCCAAAACGGCTGCATGTCGTTTCTTCCCGGCACGCACAAACTGCGCGGCATCGAACCGGTCAACCTCGCCGAGCCGCAGGAGCTGTATAAAGTCGCCCCGCAGACCCGCGGTCTTAAACCCGTGGCCTGTCCCCTCAAGGCCGGCTCCTGCACGTTTCACAACGGCCTCACTTTCCACTACGCCGGCCCCAACCGCTCCGACGACATGCGCGAGGCGATCGCGATCATCTACATGCCGGACCACACCACTTACACCGGCGCCGATCACATGGTCACCAATAACCAAGGCTTCAAGGTCGGCGATCCGCTCGAGAGCGAACTCTTCCCGCCCGTATCCGCTTAATTGCCCGGCGCGCCCGACCGCGCGCCGCCGCATCCTTGCACCCGGCCGGTGGCATGCATTGAGTCACCGCCGGATGCCGTCGAAACTTCGCCTCGATGAACTGCTCGTCTCCCGCGGGCTCGCCGAATCGCGCACGCAAGCCAAGGCCTTGATCATGGCCGGCCGCGTGCTCCACGGCACGGAGCGCCTCGACAAACCCGGCAAAGAATTCGCGACCGACCTCGCCGTGTCCGTCGAGCAGCCCCCGCGGTTCGTTTCCCGCGGCGGTGAAAAACTCGCCGCGGCCGTGCAGCACTTCGCCCTCGACCTGCGCGGCGCCCACGTGCTCGACGTCGGTGCCTCGACCGGCGGATTCACCGACTGCGCGCTCCAGGCCGGCGCCGCGGATGTCGTTTGCGTCGATGTCGGTCGCGCGCAGTTGCACGCCCGGCTTCGGGCCGATCCGCGCGTCACGAATTTCGAAAAAATCAACGCCCGTCATCTCGCGCCCGGCGATCTGCCCCGCGCGGAATTCGACGCCATCGTGATGGACCTGTCGTTCATCTCCCTCACCGCCGTGCTCCCCGCCGTGTGGCCGTTCTTGCGGACCACCGGCACCCTCGTAGCGCTCGTCAAACCCCAGTTCGAGGCCGGCAAAGCCGAAGTCGACCGCGGGCGGGGCGTGATCCGCGACGCAGCCGTGCAGGCCGCGGCACTCGCCCGGGTCCGCGAGTTTGCCCTCGGCCACCTCCGCGGCGCGCAGTTGCTCGGCTCGATCGACTCCCCCATCACCGGCGCCGATGGCAACCGCGAGTTTCTCCTCGCCCTGCGTAAAACCTCCCCTTGAGACCGCTGACCCGCTCGCGACTTGGATTAAACCCGTGAACTGTGCATTAATGCTCCTCCCCGCATGAAGCCCATCCGCAGACTCGCGTTCGTCGTCAACACCGACAAAGCCGGCGCGCCCGAACTCGCCCGCACCCTCGCGCAATGCGCCCGCCATGCCGGCGTGAAGATCAAACAGACCACCCGCTTCCCGCTGCCGAAGGGATATCTCGACGACGTCGATGCCTGTTGCGTGATCGGCGGCGATGGCACGCTGCTCGGCGTCGCCCGCGAATCCGCCCGCCGCCAAGTGCCGATCATCGGCGTCAACCGCGGCAGCCTCGGTTTCCTCACCACCTTTTCCGCCGACGAAGCCCGCGCCCATTTCGACGAATTGCTGCAGGGCTCCTTCCATATCGATCGCCGCTCGATGCTCGTGTGCTCCACCGGTCCGCGCTCGCACGACCTCGCGCTCAACGACGTGTTGATCAAAGACGAGGTCAACTCCCGCATCGTGCGCCTCGCGGTGTTCGCCGATGGCGAACTCGTCACGGAGTATAGCTGCGACGGCCTCATCTTTTCGACCGCGACCGGCTCGACCGCCTACAATCTTTCCGCGGGCGGTCCGATCATCCACCCCTCCGCCGGCGTGATCGCGATGACCCCGATCTGTCCGCACACCTTGAGCAACCGCGCGATTATATTCCGCGAGACCGTGAAACTTCGCGTGCTCAACCGGTCCGAAGGCGCCCGCCTCCTCGTCGCCATGGATGGCCAGCGCAACCTCAAGGTCGGCGTCGGCTCCCCGGTGGAGATTTCCATTGCGGAGCAACGCCTCCCGCTCGCCCAACGCGTCGCTTACTCTCATTTCGCGGTCGTTCGCGAGAAGCTCCAGTGGACGGGCAACCTCGTGGATAACTCCCACTAAACCGCCGGCCGCCTCCCGCCGCCGGCGCGTCCGCGGGGTTCCAAAAAAAAGCCCCGGCGCAAAGCCGGGGCGGAAAAAAGAAAGGCCGCGCAGGGCCGCGTTTTACTTTTCGGTCTGCGGCTGGTCTTCACCCATGGCCGCATCCTTCTTCGCCTTCTTGGCCTCGCGTTCCGCCTTCATCTTGGCCTTGTCGGCCTTCATCGCGGCGCGCTCATCCTTGTCGAGGACGCCATCCTTGTTCGTATCATATTTCGCCAGATCCTTCGCCGAGACCTTGTGGGCCTTTTTGGCTTTCGGCGCATCCGTCGCTTCTTGAGCGTGGAGGGCGGGGACGGTGAAGGCAGCCGCCAGCGACATCGCGCCAACGAGCAGGAGGAGTTTTCGAATGGGTAATTTCATAAGCGGGTGCGACGATGCGAAGTCGCCCTGAAAAATCGAGCTTGTTTATAACGCGCACGTTAACGCCGCGCGGATCGGCTCGATCCGCTTATAGATTGCAAGATCGTCCGGCATCGTTTCCAGCGCCCGTCGGAGCCCGGCGCGGACCGTCGGCTCCGCCGTCACGTGATCGAGCCGGTGCAACGCGATGCGAATCCCAAACACGATTCCGCCCGAGCGCGGCAGGGCGACGAGCGCCTGCTCCTCCACCCGCAGCCACAAGGCATCGAGGCGCACCGGCAGCGCCGGCGCCGGCACCGCCCGAGCCGGATGCAGGTTCAACTCCGCGGTCGCCGCCAGGCCCCAATTCGCCCGCCGCCACGCCACACCCGGTTTTAGACGTTGGAGAAATTGTTGGATCGGGCTCGCGAGCGCCGCATTCAACCCGGGCACCACGCCATGAATCTCATCGAGCGTGCGACCCATTTTCTCCTGCAGCGCCCACCCCGTCGGAAAACACAACGCGCCTCCTTCCAGCCGAAACCGCCCCGCCGCATCGGCGCGTAAAAACAACAGATCGGGCTCCGCGCTCGCGCCCCAGGCGACGATATCCTCCGCCGCATCCGGCCGCGGCAGACGCCACTCGACCGCATTCGCCGCGAACTCCGCCAGCACCACCGCGCCCGCCGCTGTCAGCGCGGCATAACGCGCCGGATCCTCCGCCAGCCAGCGCCGGCGTTCGCGCAACCGCTCGCCACTCGCGTCCTGCAGACCGAAAAATTCCGCCGGTGCTCCGCGCCGGAGCGTGAGGTGAAACCGGAAATCGCCCGCGGGAAACAACTCGGCGAGAGCGACCATCGGCGCGCCTCCGCCCTACGGCCGCACCACGAGCTGCGTGCGCTGCTCACGCCGGAAATACGTCGTCGCGAACGTCGCCAGTTGCGCGATCGTCACCGCATCCACGTGCGCGTCGTAGTTTTTCCAATCGTTGGCCGGCAGGCCCGCGAGCACGTTCACCGCCGCCTGCAGCGCCTTCGCGCCGTTGGTCTGCAAACCTTGCCGCCGCGCCGCCTTCAAACGCGTCTGGCACCGGGCGATTTCCGCCGCTTCGATTCCGCCCGCCGCCATCCGCGCGATCTCCGCCTCGATCTCGCCCAGCACTTCCGCCGCCTTGTCCGGCGCCGTCCCGGCAAAAAAATAAAACATCCCCGCCTCCAACCCGGTCACGCGCGCCGACCGCACAAAATACGCGAGCCCCTTCTCTTCGCGCACACGCTCAAACAATCGCGACGCCATGCCGCTGAACACCTCGTCCGCGACTTCGCTCACATAGAAATCCGCCGCCCGCGCACCCGGCCCCGGAAACGCCTGGAACACCACGGCCTGCTCCCGCGGCTGCTGCTCGACAAAATCCCCCACCGCCGCCGCGCCGTGGAACGCCACGCGCGCTGGCGTGAACGCCCGTTTGGGCAGCGCGTTGAGCAACGCCTTCAGTTTCGGCTTCAACTTCGCCGGCGAAAAATCCCCCGCGATCGACAGCACCGTATTCGGCGCCACGACCAGCGCGCGATGCAGCGCCACCACATCTTTCGTTTGCAACGCCGCCACGCCGGCCGCGTCGCCCTGCGCATCGATCGCCAGCGGATGCGGCCCGAAAAACTTTTCCCGCACCCGTTTGCGCCCGAGTGTCACCACATCATCCGCGTCCTGCTGCAACTCCGCGAGCTGGGCCTCCCGCTCCCGCGCGAACGTCGACGCCTTGAACGCGGGCGTCAGCGCCGCATCGCGCAGCACCGTCAGCGCCCGGTCGATATCCGTCGGCAAGACCTCGACGGCGAGTCCGAAGCTGTTGTTGCCCGAAAACGGATAGAACGAGCCGCCCACCTCTTCGATATAACGCGCCGTCTCCGCCGCGCTGCGGCGCTGCGTATCCTTCGTCAGCAAAGTGGCCAGCAGCCCCGTCGCGCCGCGCCGGCCGGCGTGTTCGTAAAGCGGTCCGCCCCGATGCGCGAGGCGCAGGTGCACATTGGGCAGCCGGGAGTCCGGCTGAAGCAGTAAACGCGCGCCATTGGGCAGCACGATTTCCTCGACGTCCGCCCGCTTCCCTGCCCGTTCGCGGACGACCGCCACCGCCGGTCGCGCCGCCAGCGGATTGAGCGACAGCGTGGTGAGCCGCTCCGGCATCAGGTGCGCGCGCAACACGCGTTTTAATTCCGCCGAGTCGATCTGCGCCAGGCGCGCAAAATACGCGCGACTGAAATCGAGATCGCCCACCACCACTTCCGCCGAACCGAGACGCGACGCCTGCCCCGCCATCGTTTTCCGCGTATTGATTTCGCCCACGACGATCTGCCGCACGGCCTTGCGGATTTGCGCCGGCGTGAACCCCGTGCGCGCCATGCGCCCCAGCTCGCGCTGCACGGCCGCCACCGCCCGGTCGCGATTGCCCGCTTCGCAAGTGAACGAGACGAAAAACAAACCCACGCTCCCGGGATTCCAGCTTTGCGCGTCGATCGTATGCACCAGATTCCCCTGCTCGCGAATGCGTTGCCAGAACACCGAGCTGTCGCCCGCGCCGAGAATCGTCGCCAGCAAATCCAGCGCCGGCGCGTCCGGATGCGTCAGTCCCGGAATCTGCCACGCGAGCGCGCCGCGCGTCAGCTCGACGTCCTCATAAAGGTGCTGGGTGCGTCCCGCGAGTTGCCCCGGCTCGTCGGGCACCAGCACCGGGGCCAGCGCCGCTCGCGGCGCGCTCCCAAAATGCTGCTCCACCATCGCCTGCACGCTCGCCGGCTCGACGTCGCCCACCACCACAACCACGAGATTGTTCGGCACGTAACGGGTGCGGTAATACTCCGTGAGCTGCTCGCGCGTCACCGCCGAAAACACTTCGCGGTGCCCGATGATCGGCTGCCGGTAAGGATGCGCGCGAAAGGCCGTCGCAAACAGCGTTTCCGACAACCGGTTGTCCGGATCGTCCTGCGTCATCGCGATTTCGCGCAAAATCACGTCCCGCTCCCGCGTCACTTCGTCCGCCGGCAGCGTCGAATGCAGCGTCGCATCCGCCAGCAAGTCCACCGCCACCCCCACGTGCTCGCTCGGCAGGTCGATATAATAGACGGTCCGATCGAACGTCGTGTAGGCGTTAATATAACCGCCATGGGCCTGCACGGTCGCAGAAATCTCCCGGCCCGCGCGCCGCTGCGTCCCTTTGAACAACATATGCTCAAGGTAGTGCGAGAGGCCCGCACCCAGCAGCGCGCCTTCGTGCACACTGCCCGTCTTCACCCACACCTGCACCGAGGCCAGCGCCGCGGAGTGGTCCGGCTTCACGATCAACGTGAGGCCATTCGGCAACACCACGCGCGCGACCGGTTCGCGCCAGAATGCATTGAGTAACTTCAGATCCGCGGAGGCTGCAGGCATGGAAAACGGGACGGCGTTATGACGCACTGACGGCCGCCCGTCGACGCTTCGGCAAAAACGGTTTCACGAACGCATCTTCAAACGTGTAGGCGTTCGCAAAATCCTCCCGCCGATCGCTCTCCGTTTTGCTAAACACGTTGTATTCTATAAGATTGAAAACGATCTCGCCAAAATCCGCACACCGCTTCACCCGCCACGCATCCAGCACCGTCTTCGCGAGCGGACCGAACTGATCCAGCGCATACCCGCGAATGCCATCGAGCAGCTCCGGACCCTTTACATGCAACGCCTTGCCTGTCCGCGACGGTTCCTTTTTCTTGATTTCCTTCACCGTATGATCGAGCCCGAGGCGGACGAATTCATACGCCTTCCGGTCAAAGCGCGGATCCTCCTTGCAGATCAACTCGACGATTTCGGCAAATTCCAAGTCTTGCATGTTAAAAGTGGGAAAAGGGATTAGCACACCCCTTCTTCGCACGCAACTCCGCACGCGTCCGCTCCTCTCCGGCAGCACGCGGTTCGCCGCCTAATGACAATTATAAACTCGCCTCGGCTCCGCGTGTTGTAACAAATTTGCCTCAATGATCGCTTCAACGCAAACGAACCATCCCCTGGCGGGAGTTTCTGCTGGCGCCGAGGTCCAGGCGCGAGTGAAGGAAGCATGCGCCCAGCTCAAGATCGCCGGCTTGCGCATCACCCAACCCCGCGTGGCCATCCTCACGGCGCTGGCCGCCCGACGCCATCCCGCCAGCATCGATCAGCTCCACCGCGACTTAAGCAACACATCCTGCGATCTGGTCACGGTTTACCGCTGCCTCGCCGCGTTTGAGGATATCGGCCTCGTCCGCCGCTCTTTTTTCCACAACGGCACCAGCCTGTATGAAATTTCGCTAAATAAACACTCCAGCCGGTATCACGTGGTGTGCAAAAGCACCCGCACCGTTGAAGAAATCGACCCTTCCACCACCGCCGCGCTCGAACAGGCCGTGCAAAAGATCGAAGAACTGCTGCGTGAACGCGGCTACAAGGGCGTGACGCACGTCGTCGAGTTCTTTGGCATTGCCCCCGCGCCCAACCGTCTGGCCGCGGCCGCGCCTCTCGTGCCAGCCGTGCGCTGAGTCTCGCTGTTCTGCCTTCGACCGGGGTCTCGCACCCCGGTTTTTTTGCGCCCTTACGCCTGAGCCCGATCGAAATTCGCCTGCACCGTATCCCAATTCACCACATTCCAAAACGCCTTCACGTAATCCGCGCGGCGGTTTTGATAGTGAATATAATACGCGTGCTCCCAGACATCGAGTCCGAGCAACGGCACCACGCTTTCGCTCAACAGCGAATCCTGATTGGCGGTCGATCGCACGATCAGCTTGCCTTTTTCCGCTCCCAACCACGCCCACCCGCTCCCGAAACGCTTCATCGCCGCGTCGTTAAACGCCGCCTGCAGCGCATCGACTGAACCGAAGCTGCGCTCAATCCCGGCCCGCAGGCTGCCCTTCGGAGACTTCGCGCCCCCCGGCGTGATCACCTGCCAGAACAGCGTGTGGTTCACATGTCCGCCCACATTATTGCGCAAGGCCGTCCGGATCTGCGGCGGCGCGGCGGCGAGTTCGCGCAGGATCTCCGCGGCGGTTTTGCGCTGCCAGGCGGCGTGCCCCTCCAACGCACGGTTGGCGTTGTTCACGTAGCCCTGATGGTGCTTCGTGTAATGGATCTCCATCGTCGTCGCGTCGATGTGCGGCTCCAGCGCATCATACGCAAAACCCAGTGGCGGCAACGCAAACGGCTGCGTCAGCCCCCCGGCCATCGCCCCCCGTCCGGTCTCCGCGCCGCCCGCCCGCAAACGGCCTCGCCCGAGCGCCACCAGCGCCGCCCCGAGGCCCAGCGTTTTCAATACGTCGCGCCGGCTCAGCCCGCGGTTTTCGGAAGAAACGTGCATCATGCCGCGACGCTAAACGCCTCCACGCCGTTCACAACCCTGTGCTGCGGACAAATCAGCGCTTCGCCGCTCCCGCCAACACTCCGCGCGGCGTCCGGCCGGTCACGCGTTTAAAAGCCCGGCTGAACGAAAACGGATCGGCAAATCCCAGCTCCAACGCCACCCCCTTCACCGTCGCCCCCGCCCGCCGCAGCCGCTCCTGCGCCAGCTGCATCCGCTCGCTCAGGATGAACTGCCCCAGCGGCATCCCGCTCTCCGCGCGAAACAACGCCGTCAGATAGTTCGGCGACACATGCACCGCCTGCGCCACCTCCGCGAGCGACAGCGAACGCAGCGAATTCGCCCGCACAAAATCCGCCGCCCGCCCCACCAGCTGCGCCCGCGTATCGACCTGCGCCTCGCCCGACTCCAGCACCCGCCGGTAGAGCGCGAGCGAGATCGTGAGCATCGCCTCGCGCAACCCATCCAACGCCGGCGGCGTCTTCGCCCCCGCCGCCGCCCGCAGCCGCCCCAACCGCGCGCGCGCCTCCCCGGGCAGCGTCGCCAGACTCACCTGCCGCTCAAAAACGAATCCTTCTCCCCGCGCATAGCGCGTTGCGTGCAAACTCGGCTCGCG harbors:
- a CDS encoding Minf_1886 family protein, producing MQDLEFAEIVELICKEDPRFDRKAYEFVRLGLDHTVKEIKKKEPSRTGKALHVKGPELLDGIRGYALDQFGPLAKTVLDAWRVKRCADFGEIVFNLIEYNVFSKTESDRREDFANAYTFEDAFVKPFLPKRRRAAVSAS
- a CDS encoding helix-turn-helix transcriptional regulator; translation: MSLTGFLGGELVSAIGRLSAAHVLGPWAGRRPSEVRPPRKFVPVLYGDDHVHGHAEMCLLMEGSCCFSFGHAAAELQAGDLVVCPAGMPHAESYARRSAGYRLAWWSLHEREPSLHATRYARGEGFVFERQVSLATLPGEARARLGRLRAAAGAKTPPALDGLREAMLTISLALYRRVLESGEAQVDTRAQLVGRAADFVRANSLRSLSLAEVAQAVHVSPNYLTALFRAESGMPLGQFILSERMQLAQERLRRAGATVKGVALELGFADPFSFSRAFKRVTGRTPRGVLAGAAKR
- a CDS encoding Fur family transcriptional regulator; the protein is MIASTQTNHPLAGVSAGAEVQARVKEACAQLKIAGLRITQPRVAILTALAARRHPASIDQLHRDLSNTSCDLVTVYRCLAAFEDIGLVRRSFFHNGTSLYEISLNKHSSRYHVVCKSTRTVEEIDPSTTAALEQAVQKIEELLRERGYKGVTHVVEFFGIAPAPNRLAAAAPLVPAVR
- a CDS encoding superoxide dismutase, with the translated sequence MMHVSSENRGLSRRDVLKTLGLGAALVALGRGRLRAGGAETGRGAMAGGLTQPFALPPLGFAYDALEPHIDATTMEIHYTKHHQGYVNNANRALEGHAAWQRKTAAEILRELAAAPPQIRTALRNNVGGHVNHTLFWQVITPGGAKSPKGSLRAGIERSFGSVDALQAAFNDAAMKRFGSGWAWLGAEKGKLIVRSTANQDSLLSESVVPLLGLDVWEHAYYIHYQNRRADYVKAFWNVVNWDTVQANFDRAQA
- a CDS encoding M16 family metallopeptidase, with amino-acid sequence MPAASADLKLLNAFWREPVARVVLPNGLTLIVKPDHSAALASVQVWVKTGSVHEGALLGAGLSHYLEHMLFKGTQRRAGREISATVQAHGGYINAYTTFDRTVYYIDLPSEHVGVAVDLLADATLHSTLPADEVTRERDVILREIAMTQDDPDNRLSETLFATAFRAHPYRQPIIGHREVFSAVTREQLTEYYRTRYVPNNLVVVVVGDVEPASVQAMVEQHFGSAPRAALAPVLVPDEPGQLAGRTQHLYEDVELTRGALAWQIPGLTHPDAPALDLLATILGAGDSSVFWQRIREQGNLVHTIDAQSWNPGSVGLFFVSFTCEAGNRDRAVAAVQRELGRMARTGFTPAQIRKAVRQIVVGEINTRKTMAGQASRLGSAEVVVGDLDFSRAYFARLAQIDSAELKRVLRAHLMPERLTTLSLNPLAARPAVAVVRERAGKRADVEEIVLPNGARLLLQPDSRLPNVHLRLAHRGGPLYEHAGRRGATGLLATLLTKDTQRRSAAETARYIEEVGGSFYPFSGNNSFGLAVEVLPTDIDRALTVLRDAALTPAFKASTFAREREAQLAELQQDADDVVTLGRKRVREKFFGPHPLAIDAQGDAAGVAALQTKDVVALHRALVVAPNTVLSIAGDFSPAKLKPKLKALLNALPKRAFTPARVAFHGAAAVGDFVEQQPREQAVVFQAFPGPGARAADFYVSEVADEVFSGMASRLFERVREEKGLAYFVRSARVTGLEAGMFYFFAGTAPDKAAEVLGEIEAEIARMAAGGIEAAEIARCQTRLKAARRQGLQTNGAKALQAAVNVLAGLPANDWKNYDAHVDAVTIAQLATFATTYFRREQRTQLVVRP